Genomic DNA from Paenibacillus sp. MBLB1832:
CGTTTCGGTTAAACATCCGACTTAACGGAATTGTTGTCTTCTACGCCGCGTCTCTTGTTCTTTCTACGAAGATTGCGTAAACGGATGAAATACCCATCAACGTTTTTTTTTAGGCCGTACAACGCATAAAGCAGTAACGGAACGAAAATCATTTTGGAAATGGACTCCGGCCATTTGATCGCGATGAGAATGGCAGCTGCCACGATAATCGGCGTAATCCAAATTGCTGCTTTCGGAATACCCGCTTTCTTGAAGTTTGGGTATTTCACTGTGCTCACCATTAAGTATGACAAGAGAACAGTACTTACAAGAAGAACATACACGTTAATATCGTTCACAAACAGCGCCAATGTACAGAGCACACCGCCTGCGGCTGGAATCGGCAACCCGATGAAATAGCCTGGCGTACCCGCAACGACATTGAACCTTGCCAAGCGTAATGCTCCGCAAATCGGGAAGATCGCTGTGACAATCCAAGCAAATGCCGGACTAATCGCGGTTGGGTCATTAAATGCAACTACGTACATGATAAAAGCAGGAGCAACACCGAAAGAAATGACGTCGGATAAGGAGTCTAATTCTTTACCAAACTCACTTTGAGCATTCAATGCTCTGGCGACACGCCCGTCGAGACCATCCAATAGCATGGCAACAATGACTAGCACGGCAGCGATGCCATGTTCCCCACTGAAAGCTAGGATGATCGACAGAACGCCTAGGAATAAGTTCCCTACTGTAAATAGGCTGGGAATTGATTTCGTTAACATATGTTTTTGTCCACCTCTGGATTTACTATACCCTAAACTTGACTTCATGAAACCTCAACTTGATACTTTATGATTGTATCCACTTTAAATATGTCTGTCAATGAACACTTGTTCTTGAATCCGCTTGAGACCTTCCTTAATGGCGCGGGCTCTCACTTCTCCGATTCCGTCAACTTCATCCAATTCTTCGATCGTCGCCATCATCATGTGCGGGAGGTATCCGAATTTCTCAACCAAGTTCCCAATAATGATGGAAGGCAATCGCGGAATTTTCCCTAAGATTCGGAAACCTCGCGGTGAAACAGGCTCTTCTGCAATTGAATTCGTATGCGAGTATCCTAATAGACGAATGATTTGTTGCGGTTCTAACAACTCATCCGAGGACAATCGTTTCAATCCAGCTTGCATATCTTTGACGCGTTCCTCTGATAATTCTCTTACATAATCCTTTACGAGCAAGCGCGCTTCAAGTTCCGCATTTCCAACAAGCTCTTCAAGTTGCATGCTAATTAATCGTCCCTCGTTGCCCAACTCATTAATGTATCGATTAATTTCTGCTTTAATACGCAAAACCATCTCAAAACGAGCGATAACATTCGTGATATCATGCAGCGTAACAAGCTCTTCAAACTCCGAGGCACTAAGGTTCGTGAGTGACTGATCCAATACGACCTTATACCGTTCCAAGGTCTGGATCGCTTGATTGGCTTTCGTGAGAATAACGCCAATATCTTTGAGCGCATATCTCAAATTTCCCTGATAGAGTGTAATCACGTTTCGCCGCTGCGAGATGGAGACGACTAATTTATTTGTCTGTTTGGCCACGCGCTCTGCCGTTCGATGTCTAATCCCTGTCTCCGAAGAAGAAATCGAAGAATCGGGAATGAGCTGCGTGTTCGCATAAAGAATACGCTTAATATCCTCACTAAGAATAATAGCACCGTCCATTTTGGCAAGCTCATATAAATAGTTGGGTGAAAAATCACAATTTATCGAAAATCCGCCGTCCACGATTTCCGTCACTTCTGGACTGAAACCAACAACGATCAGACCACCTGTTTTAGCACGCAGCACGTTCTCCAAACCGTCTCGGAAAGGCGTACCCGGGGCTACAAGCTGGAGTAATTGGCTCATCACATCTCGTTTCGTCTCTTCTTTACTCATCTTTTTCCTCCTGAAGGCTTTCAGCTTGCAGGTCCGAACTTAACCGAGAGCTGCTTTCAATGCCTCCGCCACCGTGTTTACACCAATAATCTCCATCCCTTTGGGATGGGTCCATCCTTTAAGACTTTTCTCAGGCATAATGACTCTGCGGA
This window encodes:
- the pssA gene encoding CDP-diacylglycerol--serine O-phosphatidyltransferase, with product MLTKSIPSLFTVGNLFLGVLSIILAFSGEHGIAAVLVIVAMLLDGLDGRVARALNAQSEFGKELDSLSDVISFGVAPAFIMYVVAFNDPTAISPAFAWIVTAIFPICGALRLARFNVVAGTPGYFIGLPIPAAGGVLCTLALFVNDINVYVLLVSTVLLSYLMVSTVKYPNFKKAGIPKAAIWITPIIVAAAILIAIKWPESISKMIFVPLLLYALYGLKKNVDGYFIRLRNLRRKNKRRGVEDNNSVKSDV
- the disA gene encoding DNA integrity scanning diadenylate cyclase DisA, producing MSKEETKRDVMSQLLQLVAPGTPFRDGLENVLRAKTGGLIVVGFSPEVTEIVDGGFSINCDFSPNYLYELAKMDGAIILSEDIKRILYANTQLIPDSSISSSETGIRHRTAERVAKQTNKLVVSISQRRNVITLYQGNLRYALKDIGVILTKANQAIQTLERYKVVLDQSLTNLSASEFEELVTLHDITNVIARFEMVLRIKAEINRYINELGNEGRLISMQLEELVGNAELEARLLVKDYVRELSEERVKDMQAGLKRLSSDELLEPQQIIRLLGYSHTNSIAEEPVSPRGFRILGKIPRLPSIIIGNLVEKFGYLPHMMMATIEELDEVDGIGEVRARAIKEGLKRIQEQVFIDRHI